The Mixophyes fleayi isolate aMixFle1 chromosome 1, aMixFle1.hap1, whole genome shotgun sequence genome includes a region encoding these proteins:
- the LOC142151253 gene encoding N-acetyllactosaminide beta-1,3-N-acetylglucosaminyltransferase 3-like: MKKHFCKYIFGLVVTIITLRSFFLSNNLQVSINSSPIDEVIIRHVLPTISKQPPVKCAENSSVQNFTDFHGQPQNMKDFLTYRHCRHFQLLLDSPMKCGGPNASQGVFLLLAIKTSPANYERREVIRKTWGAEKTYRGVKIRRIFLSGVSRTKEEAKRMMQLLATESQTYGDILQWNFQDTFYNLTLKQVLFLQWRNHKCPGVQFIFNGDDDVFVHIFNVITYLQSLEKDGRNSHLFVGALNIGMPPVYEKNSKYYVPKELFPGDSFSPYCGGGGILMSGFTSYSILRESEYIPLFPIDDAYLGMCLEKAGLSPGNHEGIRTFGIHMPAASVDSFDPCFYRDMLVVHRFVPYEMLIMWKALQITKLKCKKHTMVTSKVANIIE; the protein is encoded by the coding sequence ATGAAAAAACATTTCTGCAAGTACATATTTGGATTAGTGGTGACTATTATCACTCTGCgctcattttttttatcaaataattTACAAGTTTCTATAAACTCTAGTCCAATAGATGAGGTGATTATTCGCCATGTCCTTCCAACCATTTCTAAACAACCACCTGTCAAATGTGCAGAAAACAGTTCCGTCCAAAACTTCACAGATTTTCATGGGCAGCCACAGAACATGAAGGATTTTTTGACTTACCGTcattgcagacattttcaattgCTACTCGACTCTCCCATGAAGTGTGGTGGCCCTAATGCCTCTCAAGGAGTTTTCCTGTTATTAGCTATCAAAACATCCCCAGCAAATTACGAACGTCGTGAGGTCATCCGGAAAACATGGGGAGCAGAGAAGACATATCGAGGTGTCAAAATAAGAAGAATTTTTCTCAGTGGAGTCTCAAGGACAAAAGAAGAGGCAAAACGCATGATGCAATTGCTGGCTACGGAGAGTCAGACATATGGAGATATATTGCAGTGGAACTTTCAAGACACCTTCTACAATTTAACCTTGAAGCAGGTCCTGTTCCTCCAGTGGCGGAATCATAAATGTCCAGGAGTGCAGTTTATTTTCAATGGAGATGATGATGTTTTTGTCCACATTTTTAACGTCATTACATATTTGCAAAGCTTAGAAAAAGATGGTAGAAACAGTCATCTGTTTGTTGGGGCACTTAATATAGGGATGCCTCCTGTTTATGAGAAGAATAGCAAATACTATGTCCCAAAAGAACTTTTTCCTGGTGATTCATTTTCTCCCTACTGTGGTGGTGGGGGCATTCTTATGTCTGGCTTCACTTCATATTCTATTTTAAGGGAATCTGAATACATCCCACTATTCCCAATTGATGATGCTTATTTGGGGATGTGCTTGGAGAAGGCAGGCCTAAGCCCAGGTAACCACGAGGGAATACGCACATTTGGGATCCATATGCCAGCAGCTAGTGTGGACTCTTTTGATCCTTGTTTTTACCGGGACATGCTTGTGGTCCATCGATTTGTGCCATATGAAATGTTAATCATGTGGAAAGCTTTACAGATCACAAAGCTAAAGTGCAAAAAACACACAATGGTAACATCCAAAGTAGCCAATATAATTGAGTAA